In Eupeodes corollae chromosome X, idEupCoro1.1, whole genome shotgun sequence, the following proteins share a genomic window:
- the LOC129953294 gene encoding probable transcriptional regulatory protein Cagg_2594: MWASKLGFLWNNKLSCKIITTNCKSNLFTSSKCNAGHSKWANIRHIKALKDGQKSALFTKYARQIRLAIQDGGSSDPALNVQLRNVMDDALRKNMPMATIQNCIKKTTASKTLLKKYFLCWRFRHKVFAICALYTDNFPQLKMDLAAVLRKSGTVYIEGQHMFDEVGIIEAIANQDSISKSKSLEEFEQICTEDAIECGVEEVEVLDETKGTVNFFCDPVQLTTISQVLKERGYLVENAEHLFVPKTTVELSEDEFNAYQNFLTKVREFSGVEEIYDNVKV; this comes from the exons ATGTGGGCTTCCAAGTTGGGTTTCCTATGGAATAATAAACTGTCATGCAAAATAATTACCACCAATTGTAAAAGTAATCTTTTCACTTCTTCAAAATGCAATGCTGGGCACTCAAAATGGGCAAATATAAGGCacataaaagctttgaaagatGGACAAAAATCGGCATTGTTCACAAAATATGCACGACAAATCCGACTTGCTATCCAAG ACGGTGGATCATCTGATCCTGCTCTTAACGTTCAATTGAGAAATGTGATGGACGATGCTTTGCGGAAAAATATGCCTATGGCAACTATTcagaattgtattaaaaaaacgaCGGCAAGTAAAACACTcctgaaaaaatatttcctctGCTGGCGTTTTCGACACAAAGTCTTTGCCATATGTGCGCTCTATACTGATAACTTTCCTCAGTTGAAAATGGATTTGGCTGCTGTTCTGCGAAAATCTGG aaCAGTTTATATTGAGGGACAACATATGTTTGATGAGGTTGGTATCATTGAAGCTATTGCCAATCAAGATAGTATATCCAAAAGCAAATCCCTGGAAGAATTTGAACAGATCTGCACCGAAGATGCCATTGAATGTGGAGTAGAAGAAGTGGAAGTGCTTGATGAAACTAAGGGCACAGttaat tttttttgcGATCCTGTCCAGTTGACTACAATATCTCAAGTATTGAAAGAGCGAGGGTACTTAGTAGAAAATGCTGAACATTTATTTGTTCCAAAG ACAACGGTTGAACTCTCAGAAGACGAATTTAATGCGTACCAGAACTTCTTAACTAAAGTCCGAGAATTTTCTGGCGTAGAAGAAATTTATGATaatgttaaagtttga